In Vicingus serpentipes, the following are encoded in one genomic region:
- a CDS encoding aldehyde dehydrogenase family protein — translation MEVLKVYSPFDLVLIKELKLANENDVELALRKAYNLYSVKREGLPAYQRIEILEKTVKLIEANFDSLINTAILEGGKPYNDSKVEVLRAINGVKLAIQAIGGIHGEEVPMGLTASSSNRLAFTTKEPIGIVVAISAFNHPINLIVHQVATAVAAGCPVIVKPALTTPLSCIAFVSLLKEAGLPEDWCQVLICSDENAEILATDSRVNYLTFIGSSKVGWHLRSKIANGTRCAMEHGGVAPVIIDENVQIEKLIQPLIKGSFYHAGQVCVSVQKVFVHHTIIKELSEQLVKKAKGLIVGNPLKEQTEVGPLILPKEVDRIEEWVKEAISEGAQLLCGGNKISETCFEPTILLNPSKKSKVSNQEIFGPVVCLYTYDNIDSVVEEINNSPFAFQASIFSNDVNFILSKAKKINASAVMINDHTAFRVDWMPFGGRDQSGIGVGGIQHTINEMTKEKLIVFKSDEL, via the coding sequence ATGGAAGTTTTAAAAGTATATTCACCCTTCGATTTGGTTCTAATTAAAGAGTTAAAATTAGCTAATGAAAATGACGTTGAATTAGCTTTAAGAAAAGCATATAATTTATATTCTGTAAAAAGAGAAGGTTTACCTGCTTATCAACGAATTGAAATTTTAGAAAAAACTGTTAAACTTATTGAAGCAAATTTTGATAGCTTAATTAATACAGCCATTCTTGAAGGGGGAAAACCATATAATGATTCTAAAGTTGAGGTTTTAAGAGCTATTAATGGTGTTAAATTAGCTATTCAAGCAATAGGCGGTATTCATGGAGAAGAAGTTCCAATGGGTTTAACAGCATCTTCTTCAAATAGATTAGCTTTTACAACAAAAGAACCAATAGGAATTGTTGTAGCAATTAGTGCTTTTAATCACCCAATTAATTTAATTGTTCATCAGGTAGCTACAGCAGTTGCTGCAGGCTGTCCAGTAATTGTTAAACCTGCTTTAACCACACCTTTATCTTGCATCGCTTTTGTGTCATTATTAAAAGAGGCTGGATTGCCTGAAGATTGGTGTCAAGTATTAATTTGTTCTGATGAAAATGCTGAAATATTAGCAACAGATAGTAGGGTTAATTATTTAACTTTTATTGGTTCTTCAAAAGTGGGCTGGCATTTAAGATCTAAAATAGCAAACGGCACTCGTTGTGCAATGGAACATGGAGGAGTAGCTCCAGTAATTATAGATGAAAATGTACAAATTGAAAAGTTGATTCAACCCCTGATTAAAGGTAGTTTTTATCATGCTGGTCAAGTATGTGTTTCAGTTCAAAAAGTATTTGTGCATCATACAATTATCAAAGAATTGTCAGAACAATTAGTAAAGAAAGCAAAAGGTTTAATTGTTGGAAATCCGCTAAAAGAACAAACAGAAGTTGGGCCCTTAATTTTACCAAAAGAAGTTGATAGAATAGAAGAGTGGGTAAAAGAAGCAATATCTGAAGGAGCTCAACTTTTATGTGGAGGGAATAAAATTTCTGAAACTTGTTTTGAACCAACCATTTTATTAAATCCAAGTAAAAAATCTAAAGTCTCTAATCAAGAAATATTTGGACCTGTAGTTTGTTTGTATACTTATGATAATATAGATAGCGTAGTTGAAGAAATTAACAACTCTCCTTTTGCATTTCAAGCTTCTATTTTTTCAAATGATGTTAATTTTATACTTTCTAAAGCTAAAAAAATAAACGCCTCAGCGGTTATGATTAATGACCATACAGCTTTTAGAGTAGATTGGATGCCCTTTGGAGGGAGAGATCAATCAGGAATAGGTGTTGGAGGTATTCAACATACCATTAATGAAATGACAAAAGAAAAATTGATAGTGTTTAAAAGTGATGAATTATAA
- a CDS encoding PaaI family thioesterase: protein MSEHYQKLAHMYLSAPINKFYLPQIIVTEGKCEIEVEVKEDFFHAANAVHGSVYFKMLDDAAFFAANSVVKDVFVLTASFETKFLRPINQGELIAKGELLKNLGNKLEARAKLYDLEGNLIATGTGWFVKSKINLTDISSFKN, encoded by the coding sequence ATGAGTGAGCATTATCAGAAGTTAGCACATATGTATCTTTCGGCACCAATTAATAAATTTTATTTACCACAAATAATAGTTACAGAAGGAAAGTGTGAGATAGAAGTTGAGGTAAAAGAAGATTTTTTTCATGCTGCAAATGCTGTTCATGGTTCAGTTTATTTTAAAATGTTAGATGATGCAGCTTTTTTTGCTGCAAACTCAGTGGTTAAAGATGTATTTGTTTTAACAGCCTCCTTTGAGACTAAATTTTTACGACCAATAAATCAAGGTGAATTAATTGCGAAAGGAGAATTGCTAAAAAACCTCGGAAACAAATTGGAAGCTCGAGCAAAATTGTACGATTTAGAAGGTAACTTAATAGCCACAGGAACAGGTTGGTTTGTAAAAAGTAAAATTAATTTAACTGATATTTCATCTTTTAAAAATTAG
- a CDS encoding N-acetylmuramoyl-L-alanine amidase, with protein MKYFLVAIFLISSLFCQAQEQGLPTNNYQAEFDNAYTVYPLVPRGVLEAVSFTMTRLQHLQNVEESCLGIPKTYGVMGLTLNGQNYFHNNLNYVSQVSGISVDDIIASPEKNILAFAAAYNHQLSLMSPFKNQEKNIAQILTQLSELPNENVKQDFALNSHLYSVLSFMNDVKMQEAYNFPNPNFDLEKVFGAENLNILKSKKVFINNLHVEGEENKVYQQSNLSKKSTDYPPALENLTSCNFSSRGVAVSAVTVHTIQGTYAGAISWANNCSSNVSYHYVLRSSDGQVTQVVLESDKAWHVGSENPYTIGMEHEGFVSDSTWYTAAMYQSSADVVRDITQSGYGISPLRTAYFPWAPTTNYNVSTIPGSCVKIKGHQHYPNQTHTDPGANWDWDYYYKLINEPTTTIITNNNLTGTITDDGGAGNYSDDERMLYLIQPTGATSITLNITSFDVESTWDYLYIYDGTTPFDDRVGFYTGTTIPPTITVNSGNVLLEFRSDCATTNPGFEISWSSTVPDTIRPTTLISLSPNPALTDFTVNFTDADNIGGSGVLHQFYQVIDYDGIEWRANESNGFFSDNFDTSIHPDWTSVSGIWNITGSYLVQSEDTNANTNIFAAVNQNNHDKYLYHWEGSMDGTGANRRAGFHFYCDSASLANRGNSYFAWFRLDNDKIQIYKVVNDTFQLKQDVSYDFNAATFYDFKVTFNKQTGDIDVYVNDVFKASWQDDSPHLTNGNYVSFRSGDAIYAVNNFKVYHNRSVSELVTVGNGVNDDIRFEGAPAGKIKSIVIDNAKNVSFISEELVNVDLTTAINDIVAYNFLVYPNPFLNELIIETYENGATEIKLTDLTGKLIFDKLFQSFGGKIRIDLAPYQLSSGSYLIQLNNETISLIKN; from the coding sequence ATGAAATATTTTTTAGTCGCAATTTTTCTTATTTCTAGCCTCTTTTGTCAAGCTCAAGAGCAGGGCTTACCTACAAACAACTATCAAGCAGAGTTTGATAATGCATACACAGTTTATCCTTTAGTTCCTAGGGGTGTTTTAGAAGCTGTATCTTTTACCATGACAAGGTTACAACATTTACAAAATGTAGAAGAAAGTTGTTTAGGAATTCCTAAAACATATGGAGTTATGGGACTAACCTTAAATGGACAAAACTATTTCCATAATAATTTAAATTATGTTTCTCAGGTTTCAGGAATTAGTGTTGACGATATTATAGCTAGTCCAGAAAAAAATATTTTAGCTTTTGCCGCAGCTTATAATCATCAATTAAGTCTGATGAGTCCGTTTAAAAATCAAGAGAAAAATATTGCTCAAATTTTAACTCAACTAAGTGAGTTACCAAATGAAAATGTAAAGCAAGATTTCGCCTTAAATTCACATTTATATTCCGTTTTATCATTTATGAATGATGTTAAAATGCAGGAGGCCTATAACTTTCCGAATCCTAATTTTGATTTAGAAAAAGTATTTGGGGCAGAAAACCTTAATATTTTAAAATCTAAAAAGGTTTTTATTAATAATCTTCATGTCGAAGGTGAGGAAAATAAAGTCTATCAGCAATCTAATCTTTCTAAAAAATCTACTGATTATCCTCCTGCATTAGAAAACTTAACAAGTTGTAATTTTAGTTCCAGAGGAGTTGCTGTTTCTGCAGTTACAGTTCATACAATACAAGGCACTTATGCTGGAGCTATATCTTGGGCAAACAATTGTTCATCTAATGTTTCTTACCATTATGTTTTAAGGTCGTCTGATGGCCAAGTAACTCAGGTTGTATTAGAAAGTGATAAAGCATGGCATGTTGGTTCAGAAAATCCATATACAATTGGTATGGAACATGAAGGTTTTGTTTCTGATTCAACATGGTATACTGCTGCTATGTATCAATCATCAGCAGATGTTGTAAGAGATATTACCCAAAGTGGTTATGGAATTAGTCCTTTGCGTACAGCTTATTTTCCTTGGGCACCTACTACTAATTATAATGTTTCAACTATTCCTGGTTCTTGTGTTAAAATTAAAGGACATCAACATTATCCTAACCAAACTCATACTGATCCTGGGGCAAATTGGGATTGGGATTATTATTATAAATTAATAAATGAACCTACAACAACAATAATTACTAATAATAACTTGACAGGAACAATTACAGATGATGGTGGAGCTGGAAATTATTCTGATGATGAGCGTATGCTTTATTTAATTCAACCAACAGGAGCTACTTCTATTACTTTAAATATAACATCTTTTGATGTAGAATCTACTTGGGATTATTTGTATATCTATGATGGTACAACTCCTTTTGATGATAGAGTAGGTTTCTATACAGGAACAACTATTCCTCCAACCATTACTGTTAATAGCGGTAATGTTTTGTTAGAGTTTAGATCAGACTGTGCAACAACAAACCCTGGTTTTGAAATTTCCTGGTCTTCAACTGTACCCGATACAATAAGACCTACGACTTTAATTTCATTATCACCTAATCCAGCATTAACTGATTTTACGGTTAATTTTACTGATGCAGATAATATTGGCGGCAGTGGTGTTTTACATCAATTTTATCAAGTAATAGATTATGATGGCATTGAATGGAGAGCCAATGAAAGTAATGGGTTTTTTAGTGATAATTTCGATACTTCAATACATCCAGATTGGACTTCAGTATCTGGAATTTGGAATATTACAGGATCATATTTAGTTCAATCAGAAGATACGAATGCAAACACAAATATTTTTGCAGCAGTAAATCAAAACAATCACGACAAGTACCTATATCATTGGGAAGGAAGCATGGATGGAACTGGAGCTAATCGAAGAGCAGGGTTTCATTTTTATTGTGATAGTGCTTCGTTAGCAAATAGAGGTAACTCATATTTCGCTTGGTTTAGATTAGATAATGATAAAATTCAAATTTATAAAGTGGTTAACGATACATTTCAGTTAAAACAAGATGTTTCTTATGATTTTAATGCAGCAACTTTTTATGATTTTAAAGTAACTTTTAATAAACAAACTGGTGATATAGATGTGTATGTTAACGATGTTTTTAAAGCTTCATGGCAAGATGATTCACCACATTTAACAAATGGTAATTATGTTTCTTTTAGAAGTGGAGATGCTATTTATGCAGTAAATAATTTTAAGGTTTACCATAATAGAAGTGTTTCTGAATTAGTGACTGTTGGAAATGGAGTAAATGATGATATAAGATTTGAAGGCGCTCCTGCAGGAAAAATAAAGTCAATAGTAATTGATAACGCTAAAAATGTTTCATTCATTTCGGAAGAACTAGTAAATGTTGACTTAACAACAGCTATAAATGATATTGTAGCATATAACTTTTTAGTTTACCCTAATCCGTTTTTAAATGAATTGATAATAGAGACTTATGAAAATGGGGCTACAGAAATAAAACTTACTGATTTAACAGGAAAATTAATTTTTGATAAATTATTTCAATCTTTTGGAGGAAAAATTAGGATTGATTTAGCACCTTACCAATTAAGTTCAGGAAGTTATCTTATTCAATTAAACAATGAAACAATCTCATTGATTAAAAACTAA
- a CDS encoding 2OG-Fe(II) oxygenase yields the protein MYNHPFVAETISAGIIEKGYAVVDNLLPESELQLIKERFEELQQEDEFLKAGIGKQIHFTIDNTVRGDFIRWIDTKDQSAPVYKLYEYVNELVQNLNRTCFLGIKDYETHYAYYPKGKGYKMHRDRFKTNPHRIVSFVFYLNENWHDGDGGELVLYNEEKQPIETLAPKENRLAVFLSETLHEVKECNSERRSITGWLLDIPTELTFLG from the coding sequence ATGTACAATCATCCTTTTGTGGCTGAAACTATTTCGGCTGGTATTATTGAAAAAGGATATGCTGTTGTAGATAATTTACTACCAGAATCTGAATTACAGTTAATTAAAGAAAGATTTGAAGAACTCCAACAAGAAGATGAATTCTTAAAAGCAGGGATAGGAAAACAAATTCATTTTACAATAGATAATACGGTTAGAGGAGATTTTATTCGTTGGATAGATACCAAAGATCAATCTGCTCCAGTATATAAATTGTATGAATATGTTAATGAGTTGGTACAGAATTTAAATCGCACTTGTTTTTTAGGAATTAAGGATTATGAAACTCATTATGCATACTATCCTAAAGGTAAAGGATATAAAATGCATCGAGATCGATTTAAAACCAATCCGCATCGTATCGTTTCATTTGTATTTTATTTAAATGAAAACTGGCATGATGGCGATGGTGGCGAATTGGTTTTATATAATGAAGAAAAACAACCGATTGAAACACTTGCGCCTAAAGAAAATCGTTTAGCTGTATTTTTAAGTGAAACTTTACATGAAGTTAAAGAATGTAATTCAGAACGAAGAAGTATTACAGGTTGGTTGTTAGATATACCTACAGAATTGACTTTTTTGGGTTAG
- a CDS encoding glycosyl hydrolase family 18 protein has translation MIKNILFVILVSFVVLNLNAQYTSVHHQQLDYYNSLGNAEASFYEKNTIAVNYPNSSNKAGCALNKTVYGWHPYWVGSAYLNYNWNLLSHFSFFSYEVDAATGNANSTHGWATSAAVDAALASGNTKVTLTVTLFSNHATFFSSPTAQQTLITNLINLIQSRGAHGVNIDIEGLPSANKNDFTNFMISLANQMHAAIPNSEVSTVLYAVDWNNVFDFSSMASVVDQFIIMGYDYYWSGSSSTGPNDPLYHFDVSYNFSLSKSITYYLNKGCPKDKLILGLPYYGREWSTSSVTVPSSTTASGNAKIYNDVKDNISGNYSLTNYAYDTDSYSDIYVFNNGTQKQCFISLENSIIKRLEHINTSGIGGMGIWALGYDDGYTELWDAIENNMTDCFSNPCSGEIHDFGGPTKNYYDNENYTWTIQPKGATSIALSFTSFDVETDFDYLYIYDGNTDLAPQISGSPFTGTTLPPDFNSTTGAITFKFTSDNLTTKSGFTANYTCIIDTIKPTTQISLAPNPAVSNFSSTFTDADNLGGSGVKHQFYQVADHNGTEWFSNDQNGFFNDEFNNGTIHSNWIDSSGVWNNSGVYISQTDESNSNTNIYASCNQNGYNKYLYNYQMQISGSGANKRAGFHYMCDDASQPNRGNSYFIWFRQDDAKLQFYKVVNDTFSLEKDVSITYNANQWYDIKIVYDKITGETEVWMDDDFVSSWIDVSPLTIGNHISLRSGNCIYDVENLRVYKNRTATELINVGSNPSDDIRYSGTPAGRINSIVIDNAYNVSVLATEFVNVDLTTSLEELNNIDFEVYPNPTNHNITVSFNDNQNRDIRISNIGGKTLITQKIVAKKQTINVSDLVPGIYFLKVKSNNELKTIKLIKQ, from the coding sequence ATGATTAAAAATATTTTATTTGTCATTTTGGTAAGTTTTGTAGTGTTAAATTTAAATGCTCAGTATACTTCAGTTCATCATCAGCAGTTAGATTATTACAATAGTTTAGGTAATGCAGAGGCAAGTTTTTATGAGAAGAATACAATAGCAGTTAATTATCCAAATTCTTCAAATAAAGCAGGATGTGCCTTAAATAAAACTGTTTATGGTTGGCATCCATACTGGGTTGGAAGTGCTTATTTAAATTACAATTGGAATTTATTAAGTCATTTTTCATTTTTCAGTTATGAAGTTGATGCTGCAACTGGCAACGCAAACTCAACCCATGGATGGGCAACTAGTGCGGCAGTTGATGCAGCCTTAGCTTCAGGTAACACAAAAGTTACTTTAACAGTTACTTTATTTTCAAACCACGCTACTTTTTTTAGCAGTCCAACAGCACAGCAAACATTAATCACAAACCTTATTAACTTAATTCAATCCAGAGGGGCTCATGGAGTTAATATTGATATTGAAGGATTGCCTTCAGCTAACAAAAACGATTTTACCAATTTTATGATAAGCTTAGCAAATCAAATGCATGCTGCTATTCCAAATTCGGAAGTAAGCACCGTCTTATATGCAGTAGATTGGAATAATGTATTTGATTTTTCGAGTATGGCTTCAGTTGTAGATCAATTTATAATTATGGGATATGATTATTATTGGTCTGGATCTTCAAGTACAGGGCCAAATGATCCTCTTTATCACTTCGATGTTTCTTATAATTTTAGTCTTTCTAAATCAATTACTTATTATTTAAATAAAGGATGTCCTAAAGATAAATTGATTTTGGGATTACCTTATTATGGAAGGGAATGGAGCACATCCTCTGTAACGGTTCCTTCTTCAACTACAGCTAGCGGAAATGCAAAAATATATAACGATGTAAAAGATAATATCTCAGGAAATTATTCTCTAACTAATTATGCTTATGATACTGATAGTTATTCTGACATATATGTATTTAATAATGGAACTCAAAAACAATGTTTCATTTCATTGGAAAACAGCATAATAAAACGATTAGAGCATATCAATACCTCAGGAATAGGAGGTATGGGGATTTGGGCATTAGGTTATGATGATGGTTATACGGAATTGTGGGACGCAATTGAAAATAACATGACAGATTGTTTTTCAAATCCTTGTAGTGGTGAAATTCACGATTTTGGTGGGCCAACAAAAAATTATTACGATAATGAAAATTATACATGGACAATTCAACCTAAAGGTGCAACATCAATAGCATTATCATTTACAAGTTTTGATGTTGAAACGGATTTTGATTACCTATATATTTATGATGGAAACACTGATTTAGCTCCACAAATATCAGGAAGTCCTTTTACAGGGACTACTTTGCCTCCTGATTTTAACTCAACAACAGGCGCAATTACTTTTAAGTTTACATCAGATAATTTAACAACAAAATCTGGATTTACAGCAAATTATACCTGTATAATCGATACAATAAAGCCAACCACTCAAATTTCATTAGCACCAAATCCTGCAGTAAGTAATTTTAGTAGCACATTTACGGATGCCGATAATTTAGGAGGAAGTGGGGTGAAGCACCAATTTTATCAAGTAGCTGATCACAATGGAACGGAATGGTTTAGCAACGATCAAAATGGATTTTTCAATGATGAATTCAATAACGGTACAATACATTCTAATTGGATAGATTCTTCAGGAGTTTGGAATAATTCAGGAGTTTACATTTCACAAACAGATGAATCAAATTCTAATACAAATATTTATGCTTCATGTAATCAAAATGGATACAATAAATACTTGTATAACTATCAAATGCAAATTAGTGGTTCGGGTGCTAATAAAAGAGCTGGGTTTCATTATATGTGTGACGATGCTAGCCAACCGAATAGAGGAAATTCTTACTTTATTTGGTTTAGACAAGATGATGCTAAATTGCAATTTTACAAAGTAGTAAATGATACTTTTAGTTTAGAAAAAGATGTTTCTATAACTTACAATGCAAATCAATGGTATGATATAAAAATTGTTTACGATAAAATAACAGGAGAAACTGAAGTTTGGATGGATGATGATTTTGTTTCATCATGGATAGATGTAAGTCCATTAACCATAGGAAATCATATTTCATTGAGAAGTGGAAATTGTATTTATGATGTTGAAAATTTACGAGTTTACAAAAACAGAACGGCAACTGAATTAATTAATGTTGGTTCAAATCCAAGTGATGATATTCGTTATTCAGGAACACCAGCAGGCAGAATTAATTCTATTGTAATAGATAATGCTTACAATGTGTCAGTTTTAGCAACAGAATTTGTGAATGTAGACTTAACTACTTCATTAGAAGAACTTAATAATATTGATTTTGAAGTTTATCCAAATCCAACGAATCATAACATTACAGTTAGCTTTAATGATAATCAAAATAGAGATATTCGCATTTCAAACATTGGTGGGAAAACGTTAATCACTCAAAAAATAGTTGCTAAAAAGCAAACAATAAATGTCTCTGATTTAGTTCCTGGAATTTACTTTTTGAAAGTGAAATCAAATAATGAATTAAAAACCATTAAGTTGATAAAGCAATAG
- a CDS encoding alpha/beta fold hydrolase, with product MNYKLEKIQKVQVNDKIELAYEFINIHNEEKPLLIFLHEGLGSIAQWKSFPRELCEKLNLNGLVYERYGYGYSTPFLEKRKPDYLYREGDYFLPLLMKKLGLENKEVILIGHSDGASVALIYAACFPKNIKAVVSMAAHVFVDEQSIKGIKEAYDFYLSGPTLKNALKRYHFDHTDSTFMAWAELWQTPEFIKFNMEHLLPKIEAPILAIQGLQDEYGLPSQITSIVNNGSNANNEALFLEDTKHSPHFEKKEDVINAITKFLLKNKAL from the coding sequence ATGAATTATAAATTAGAAAAAATACAAAAAGTTCAGGTTAATGATAAAATTGAGTTAGCTTATGAATTTATAAATATCCACAATGAAGAGAAACCACTTCTAATTTTTTTGCACGAAGGATTGGGTAGTATTGCTCAATGGAAATCTTTTCCGAGAGAATTGTGTGAAAAATTAAATTTAAATGGGTTAGTTTATGAACGTTACGGATATGGATATTCCACACCGTTTCTCGAAAAAAGAAAACCTGATTATTTATATCGAGAAGGAGACTACTTTTTACCACTTTTAATGAAAAAGTTAGGCTTAGAAAATAAAGAAGTAATATTAATTGGGCATAGTGATGGCGCTTCAGTAGCGTTAATTTATGCCGCATGTTTTCCAAAAAACATAAAGGCAGTTGTAAGTATGGCAGCCCATGTTTTTGTAGACGAACAAAGTATAAAAGGAATAAAGGAAGCTTATGACTTTTATTTGTCTGGGCCAACGTTAAAAAATGCTTTGAAAAGATATCATTTTGATCATACCGATTCTACTTTTATGGCATGGGCAGAGTTGTGGCAAACACCTGAATTTATTAAATTCAATATGGAACATTTGTTACCTAAAATAGAAGCTCCAATTTTGGCAATTCAAGGATTGCAAGATGAGTATGGTTTACCAAGTCAAATAACTTCTATAGTTAATAATGGAAGTAATGCTAATAATGAAGCACTCTTTTTAGAGGACACAAAGCATTCTCCTCATTTTGAAAAAAAGGAAGATGTAATCAACGCAATCACTAAATTTTTATTAAAAAACAAAGCTTTATGA